A region of Cucumis melo cultivar AY chromosome 2, USDA_Cmelo_AY_1.0, whole genome shotgun sequence DNA encodes the following proteins:
- the LOC103501029 gene encoding peroxiredoxin-2-like, with translation MAPIAVGDTLPDGMVAYFDEEDQLQQASIHSLAAGKKVVLFGVPGAFTPTCSLKHVPGFIENGDVLKAKGIDDILLISVNDPFVMKAWAKTYPENKHVKFLADGSAAYTHALGLELDLSEKGLGIRSKRFSLLVDDLKVKAANVESSGEFTVSGAEDILKAL, from the exons ATGGCTCCGATTGCTGTTGGAGATACATTGCCTGACGGCATGGTGGCTTACTTCGATGAAGAGGATCAGCTTCAACAAGCCTCTATACACTCTCTTGCCGCCGGCAAAAAGGTCGTTCTCTTTGGAGTACCCGGCGCTTTTACTCCCACTTGCAG TTTGAAGCATGTACCGGGGTTTATTGAGAATGGTGACGTGCTTAAGGCCAAGGGCATTGATGATATTCTACTAATTAGCG TCAATGACCCCTTTGTGATGAAGGCATGGGCCAAGACTTACCCTGAGAACAAGCATGTCAAGTTCCTTGCAGACGGCTCTGCAGCATATACACACGCTCTTGGCCTGGAGCTCGATCTTTCAGAAAAGGGACTCGGCATTCGATCCAAACGTTTCTCTCTCTTAGTTGATGACCTCAAGGTCAAAGCGGCAAATGTCGAGTCCAGTGGAGAATTTACAGTCTCCGGAGCTGAGGACATCCTCAAGGCTCTTTGA